In one Sphingomonas sp. AP4-R1 genomic region, the following are encoded:
- a CDS encoding LL-diaminopimelate aminotransferase, which produces MTEDFYRIRRLPPYIIAEVNAMRAAARAAGEDIIDLGMGNPDLPPPPHVIAKLVEVAQKPDAHGYSASKGIPGLRKAQAGYYARRFGVDVDADSEVVVTMGSKEGLASLATAITAPGDVVLAPNPSYPIHTFGFIIAGATIRAVPTTPDERYFEALERAMNFTVPRPSILVVNYPSNPTAETVDLAFYERLVAWAKENKVWIISDLAYSELYYDGKPTVSILQVKGAKDVAIEFTSLSKTFSMAGWRIGFAVGNKQLIAAMTRVKSYLDYGAFTPIQAAACAALNGPQDIVAQNRELYHKRRDVLVESFARAGWDIPSPSASMFAWAPLPPALAHLGSLEFSKQLLTHAKVAVAPGVGYGENGEGYVRIALVENEQRLRQAARNVKKYLQSMGVNTGLRVG; this is translated from the coding sequence ATGACCGAAGACTTCTACCGCATCCGCCGTTTGCCGCCCTATATCATCGCCGAAGTGAACGCGATGCGGGCAGCGGCGCGAGCGGCGGGCGAGGACATCATCGATCTTGGCATGGGCAATCCCGATCTGCCGCCGCCGCCGCATGTGATCGCCAAGCTGGTCGAAGTCGCGCAGAAGCCGGACGCGCATGGCTACTCCGCATCGAAGGGCATTCCCGGCCTCCGCAAGGCGCAGGCCGGCTATTATGCGCGCCGCTTCGGCGTGGATGTCGATGCCGACAGCGAAGTGGTCGTCACGATGGGATCGAAGGAGGGGCTCGCCAGCCTCGCCACCGCGATCACGGCGCCCGGCGACGTGGTTCTCGCGCCGAACCCGTCTTACCCGATCCACACGTTCGGCTTCATCATTGCCGGCGCCACGATCCGCGCCGTGCCGACCACGCCGGACGAGCGCTATTTCGAGGCGCTGGAGCGCGCGATGAACTTCACGGTTCCGCGCCCCTCGATCCTCGTCGTCAACTATCCGTCCAATCCGACGGCGGAGACGGTGGACCTCGCTTTCTATGAGCGGCTGGTCGCCTGGGCGAAGGAGAACAAGGTCTGGATCATCTCCGACCTCGCTTATTCCGAGCTGTATTATGACGGGAAGCCGACCGTCTCGATTCTGCAGGTGAAGGGCGCGAAGGACGTCGCGATCGAATTCACCTCGCTCTCCAAGACCTTCTCGATGGCGGGCTGGCGCATCGGCTTCGCGGTCGGCAACAAGCAGTTGATCGCGGCGATGACGCGCGTGAAATCCTATCTGGATTATGGCGCCTTCACGCCGATCCAGGCCGCCGCCTGCGCCGCATTGAACGGCCCGCAGGATATCGTCGCGCAGAATCGCGAGCTGTATCACAAGCGCCGCGACGTGCTGGTGGAGAGCTTCGCGCGCGCCGGCTGGGATATTCCGAGCCCCTCCGCCTCGATGTTCGCCTGGGCGCCGCTGCCGCCCGCGCTCGCGCATCTGGGCAGCCTCGAATTCTCGAAGCAATTGCTCACCCATGCCAAGGTCGCGGTCGCGCCCGGCGTGGGATATGGCGAGAATGGCGAGGGCTATGTCCGCATCGCGCTCGTGGAAAATGAGCAGCGGCTGCGGCAGGCGGCGCGCAACGTGAAGAAATATCTCCAGTCGATGGGCGTCAATACGGGCCTGCGCGTCGGCTGA
- a CDS encoding CsbD family protein translates to MGEIADKLKGTANETVGKIKRAIGDATDRPDIRAEGDAQEAKGDLQKAKGDVKGVINRI, encoded by the coding sequence ATGGGCGAGATTGCAGACAAGCTGAAGGGCACCGCGAACGAGACCGTCGGCAAAATCAAGCGCGCCATCGGCGACGCGACCGACCGTCCCGACATCCGCGCCGAAGGCGATGCCCAGGAAGCCAAGGGCGACCTTCAGAAAGCCAAGGGCGACGTGAAGGGTGTGATCAACCGCATCTGA
- a CDS encoding glycine zipper 2TM domain-containing protein: MKTFLLGAALAAMTLPLAAPVLADPPRDHGRGHDRHDNGRGWGNDRGGNRGGNDWRNYRNYDWNRPDRSHGGYDAARYYRDGRGYQERRIGRNDRIYRGSNGRYYCRRTDGTTGLIIGGALGGLLGNSLASGGSSTVATLLGAGGGALLGQSIDRGNIRCR; the protein is encoded by the coding sequence ATGAAGACCTTCCTGCTCGGTGCCGCGCTGGCCGCGATGACCCTCCCGCTGGCAGCACCCGTGCTGGCCGATCCGCCGCGCGATCATGGCCGTGGCCATGATCGGCATGACAATGGCCGCGGCTGGGGCAACGATCGGGGCGGAAATCGCGGCGGCAACGATTGGCGCAACTACCGCAACTATGACTGGAACCGGCCCGATCGCAGCCACGGCGGCTATGATGCCGCGCGTTATTATCGCGACGGGCGCGGCTACCAGGAGCGCCGCATCGGCCGTAACGACCGCATCTATCGCGGCAGCAATGGCCGTTATTATTGCCGCCGGACGGACGGAACGACCGGCCTGATCATCGGCGGTGCGCTGGGCGGCCTGCTCGGCAACAGCCTGGCGAGCGGCGGATCGAGCACCGTCGCGACTTTGCTTGGCGCCGGCGGCGGCGCGCTGCTAGGCCAGTCCATCGATCGGGGGAATATCCGCTGTCGCTGA
- the surE gene encoding 5'/3'-nucleotidase SurE, translating to MRILVTNDDGLGAKGIELLERVALSFTSDVTVVAPAEEQSGKGRSLTITAPLRMRSHDARHHAVYGTPTDAVIMALGEVMKDGPPDLVLSGINRGANLAEDVSYSGTVSAAMEGALAGIPAIALSQIYPRRGMGDAVTFEAAEGWCARVLDKLIGMEWTPRTLINVNFPPIPAEEVKGIKVVRQGLRDWSRPRLEQGVDPRGYPYWWMHHGLTPRTIDADTDLEATAAGYVAVTPLHLDLTHDPSKAALEARFG from the coding sequence ATGCGGATCCTCGTCACCAATGATGACGGGCTCGGCGCCAAGGGTATCGAGCTGCTGGAGCGCGTCGCGCTGAGCTTCACGAGCGACGTCACCGTGGTGGCGCCGGCCGAGGAGCAATCGGGCAAGGGGCGCTCGCTCACCATCACCGCGCCGCTCCGGATGCGGAGCCATGATGCGCGCCACCATGCCGTCTACGGCACGCCCACCGACGCGGTGATCATGGCGCTGGGCGAGGTGATGAAGGATGGCCCGCCCGATCTGGTGCTGTCTGGCATCAATCGCGGCGCCAATCTGGCCGAGGATGTCAGCTATTCGGGCACCGTTTCGGCGGCGATGGAGGGCGCGCTGGCGGGCATTCCCGCGATCGCGCTGAGCCAGATCTATCCGCGCCGCGGTATGGGCGACGCGGTGACGTTCGAGGCGGCCGAGGGCTGGTGCGCGCGCGTGCTGGACAAGCTGATCGGCATGGAGTGGACGCCGCGCACACTGATCAACGTCAATTTCCCGCCGATCCCGGCCGAAGAGGTGAAGGGCATCAAGGTCGTCCGCCAGGGCCTGCGCGACTGGTCCCGGCCCCGGCTGGAGCAGGGCGTGGATCCGCGCGGCTATCCCTATTGGTGGATGCATCACGGCCTCACGCCGCGCACGATCGATGCGGATACCGATCTGGAGGCGACGGCGGCGGGCTATGTCGCGGTCACGCCGCTGCATCTGGATCTCACGCATGATCCGTCCAAGGCGGCGCTGGAAGCGCGCTTCGGGTGA
- a CDS encoding glycine zipper 2TM domain-containing protein encodes MRQWIIAGVIAATVSGAVAAPAVAQSRGQIEARWADAQRRYQIETDRYYAERDLYYASRRGGYRPAEVPPPPPPPPGAYGAGYADDRYDPNFDPANHYRPGDREQVLANDDRVYAGNDGRYYCKRSDGTTGLIVGGAAGGVLGNVIDGGHSRTAGTLIGAAIGALAGKAVDQNQAQIKCR; translated from the coding sequence ATGCGTCAGTGGATTATCGCAGGCGTGATCGCGGCGACCGTATCGGGGGCCGTCGCCGCACCGGCCGTCGCGCAGTCGCGCGGGCAGATTGAGGCACGCTGGGCCGACGCGCAGCGCCGTTATCAGATCGAGACCGATCGCTATTATGCGGAGCGCGATCTTTATTATGCGTCGCGTCGCGGCGGCTATCGCCCGGCCGAGGTGCCCCCGCCGCCCCCGCCCCCGCCGGGTGCCTATGGCGCCGGCTATGCCGATGACCGCTACGATCCGAACTTCGATCCGGCCAATCACTATCGCCCCGGCGATCGCGAGCAGGTGCTGGCGAACGACGACCGCGTCTATGCGGGCAATGACGGCCGCTATTACTGCAAGCGTTCGGACGGCACGACCGGCCTGATCGTGGGCGGCGCGGCCGGCGGCGTGCTGGGCAACGTGATCGACGGTGGCCATTCGCGCACCGCCGGCACGCTGATCGGCGCTGCCATCGGCGCGCTCGCCGGCAAGGCGGTCGATCAGAACCAGGCGCAGATCAAGTGCCGCTGA
- a CDS encoding alpha/beta hydrolase: MKHLFRTGLLTVAWLLVLPCLIVLLSAIFPVVPTVRVYLVDIVPNHAPWLLIWSLLGLSAAVLAHRRKEALSSRAPMAAGTIAVLLAAGVTAHLSYVAIQNGARINLVKALSWRHFSESAAPDETHVYSRPGGEALSLDVYRGRRERPDALTPVVMFIHGGGFSKGSRTFGAANMRWYANHGWTVISIDYRLARDDRPTWNLANRDVECALAWTAEHAGALGLDLHRLTISGTSAGGSLAMAAAYAADTGRADPQCGPHVPHVAAVVMKVPLVDAIGSWNLPRELQPIQQRVLTRYIGGSPTQFPDRYAALNPARYLKGPLPPTLIISGSDDPLVPPQGAAEFVRAARASGHDVQRIVFPYSGHEFNTTYGAITNQATQQIVANFLRAHDGTPTTQR; this comes from the coding sequence ATGAAGCATCTTTTTCGAACGGGCCTGCTGACGGTCGCATGGTTGCTGGTCCTGCCGTGCCTGATCGTCCTGCTGTCGGCGATCTTTCCGGTCGTGCCGACGGTGCGCGTCTATCTCGTCGATATCGTGCCCAATCATGCGCCGTGGCTGCTGATCTGGTCGCTGCTCGGCTTGTCGGCGGCGGTGCTCGCGCATCGGCGGAAGGAGGCTCTCTCGTCGCGCGCCCCGATGGCGGCCGGGACGATCGCCGTGCTCCTGGCGGCGGGGGTGACGGCGCATCTCTCCTATGTCGCGATCCAAAACGGCGCGCGGATCAATCTCGTCAAGGCGCTGTCGTGGCGCCACTTCAGCGAAAGCGCCGCCCCGGACGAGACGCACGTTTATTCGCGGCCCGGCGGCGAGGCGCTCTCGCTGGACGTGTATCGCGGGCGCAGGGAGCGGCCGGATGCGCTCACGCCGGTGGTGATGTTCATCCATGGCGGCGGCTTTTCGAAGGGCAGCCGCACCTTCGGCGCCGCGAACATGCGCTGGTATGCGAACCATGGCTGGACCGTGATCAGCATCGATTATCGGTTGGCGCGCGACGATCGGCCGACCTGGAATCTCGCCAATCGCGACGTGGAATGCGCGCTCGCCTGGACGGCGGAGCATGCCGGGGCGCTCGGCCTCGACCTGCACCGGCTGACGATCAGCGGCACCTCGGCGGGAGGCAGCCTCGCGATGGCGGCCGCCTATGCGGCCGATACGGGCCGCGCCGATCCGCAATGCGGGCCGCATGTGCCGCATGTCGCGGCGGTGGTGATGAAGGTGCCGCTGGTGGATGCGATCGGATCGTGGAACCTGCCGCGCGAATTGCAGCCGATCCAGCAAAGGGTGCTGACCCGCTATATCGGCGGATCGCCGACGCAGTTTCCGGATCGCTATGCGGCGCTCAATCCGGCGCGCTATCTGAAGGGGCCGCTGCCGCCGACATTGATCATCAGCGGCAGCGACGATCCGCTGGTGCCGCCGCAAGGCGCCGCCGAATTCGTCCGCGCCGCGCGCGCGAGCGGGCATGACGTGCAGCGGATCGTGTTTCCCTATTCAGGCCATGAGTTCAACACGACCTATGGCGCGATCACGAACCAGGCGACGCAACAGATCGTGGCCAATTTCCTACGCGCCCACGATGGTACGCCGACGACGCAGCGCTAA
- a CDS encoding M23 family metallopeptidase produces MGGPLAAALALALPAAAASAVPPTFSAFEKRSSSGGDGASREDKAREDKAPPAAPRSAASARPRVAPPAASPSAEETPPARADAVDVEKQTYVVKPGDTLSRVAGKTGAAFMAIARENKIERPFIVRLGQKLKVPAGRYHLVRPGERGIAIARAYGVEWGRIAEINHLEEPFLLRAGERLLIPSTREVAGMSMEERAKAFHIDIDDLVTGNEPALAPKARPARPVRTAARPVPPGVPVAEPAQTFSGKFVWPVVGSIMRRYGLQPSGARNDGVNIRAQMGETVRAAADGVVAYAGDLAAFGKLVLIRHGGGWLTAYGHADSLLVTRGQAVKQGQPIARAGATGSAREPQLHFEIRDGRKPVNPMEWLPKRN; encoded by the coding sequence ATGGGCGGCCCGCTCGCGGCGGCGCTCGCGCTCGCGCTGCCAGCGGCCGCCGCTTCTGCCGTCCCTCCGACCTTTTCCGCGTTCGAAAAGCGCTCCTCTTCCGGTGGTGACGGTGCATCGCGCGAAGACAAGGCGCGAGAAGACAAGGCGCCGCCGGCCGCCCCCAGGTCGGCGGCCTCCGCCAGGCCGCGCGTCGCTCCGCCCGCAGCCTCCCCGTCCGCCGAAGAGACCCCCCCCGCCCGCGCGGATGCGGTGGATGTCGAGAAGCAGACCTATGTGGTGAAGCCGGGCGATACGCTGTCCCGCGTCGCCGGCAAGACGGGTGCGGCCTTCATGGCGATCGCGCGCGAGAACAAGATCGAGCGGCCGTTTATCGTCCGCCTCGGCCAGAAGCTGAAGGTTCCGGCCGGGCGCTATCATCTCGTGCGGCCGGGCGAGCGCGGCATCGCCATCGCGCGCGCCTACGGCGTCGAATGGGGCCGTATCGCCGAGATCAACCACCTGGAGGAGCCGTTCCTGCTGCGCGCGGGGGAGCGGCTGCTGATCCCCAGCACGCGCGAAGTGGCGGGCATGTCGATGGAGGAGCGGGCCAAAGCGTTCCACATCGATATCGACGATCTCGTCACCGGCAACGAACCCGCGCTCGCGCCGAAGGCACGGCCGGCCAGGCCGGTGCGGACGGCCGCCCGCCCCGTGCCGCCCGGCGTGCCCGTGGCGGAACCCGCCCAGACCTTCTCGGGCAAGTTCGTCTGGCCGGTCGTGGGATCGATCATGCGGCGCTACGGCCTCCAGCCGTCCGGTGCGCGCAACGATGGCGTGAACATCCGCGCGCAGATGGGCGAGACGGTGCGCGCGGCGGCGGACGGCGTGGTCGCCTATGCGGGCGATCTGGCGGCGTTCGGCAAGCTCGTGCTGATCCGTCACGGGGGCGGCTGGCTCACCGCTTATGGCCATGCCGATTCGCTGCTGGTGACGCGTGGGCAGGCGGTGAAGCAGGGCCAGCCGATCGCGAGGGCCGGCGCGACTGGATCCGCGCGCGAACCCCAGCTCCACTTCGAGATCCGCGACGGCCGCAAGCCGGTCAATCCGATGGAGTGGCTGCCCAAGCGGAATTGA
- the plsY gene encoding glycerol-3-phosphate 1-O-acyltransferase PlsY, giving the protein MVPALVALCGYLLGSIPFGLLLTRFSGAGDLRAIGSGNIGATNVLRTGRKSLAAATLILDAGKGAVAVLLAERVMPGLGVLAGVFAFYGHIFPVWLGFRGGKGIATYLGIALALFWPCGLTFAVVWIGASLLTRHSSVGGMAASLLTPVCAAYFFQPGLTLTFLAFALTVLWTHRANLMRLFAGTEPRIGER; this is encoded by the coding sequence ATGGTGCCGGCGCTCGTAGCGCTCTGCGGTTACCTGCTGGGTTCGATCCCGTTCGGTCTGCTGCTCACCCGTTTCAGCGGTGCGGGTGATCTGCGCGCGATCGGATCGGGCAATATCGGCGCCACGAACGTGCTGCGGACGGGGCGCAAGAGCCTTGCCGCCGCCACGCTGATCCTGGATGCGGGCAAGGGTGCCGTCGCGGTGCTGCTGGCGGAGCGCGTGATGCCGGGCCTCGGGGTGCTGGCGGGCGTGTTCGCTTTCTATGGCCACATCTTTCCGGTCTGGCTGGGCTTCCGGGGCGGCAAGGGGATCGCCACCTATCTGGGCATCGCGCTGGCTTTGTTCTGGCCGTGCGGGCTGACCTTCGCGGTCGTTTGGATCGGCGCGTCCCTGCTCACGCGCCATTCGTCCGTGGGCGGCATGGCGGCCTCGCTGCTCACGCCCGTTTGCGCGGCCTATTTCTTCCAGCCGGGCCTCACCCTCACCTTCCTCGCCTTCGCGCTGACGGTGCTGTGGACCCACCGCGCGAATCTGATGCGCCTCTTCGCCGGCACAGAGCCGCGCATTGGCGAACGCTGA
- the dprA gene encoding DNA-processing protein DprA yields the protein MANAEAIAPASLDADALDRLRLIRTQTIGPVTFRQLLARFGTAGAALAALPDLARRGGGRVPSVATPGEIAREAERVAAMGGAYLLLGRPPYPALLAELEDAPVALIVLGDVALAARPAVAMVGARNASAAAIRFARALAHDLAGEGRVIVSGLARGIDTAAHVGALEGGTIAVVAGGADIVYPPENERLQRAIAERGLLVAEQPPGTEPRARHFPYRNRIIAGLAAGTVVVEAAPKSGSLITARLAAEAGRDVMAVPGSPLDPRAQGCNLLIREGAVLVQNAADVIEALAPLDGRAAARPSLLREEPVSMDVADRERIVVTQLLGPVPVAVDELVRLSGVAPALVHTVLLELELGGRLDRHAGGRVSLSG from the coding sequence TTGGCGAACGCTGAGGCGATCGCTCCCGCGTCGCTGGATGCCGACGCCCTCGATCGGCTGAGGCTGATCCGTACCCAGACGATCGGCCCCGTCACCTTCCGGCAATTGCTCGCCCGCTTCGGCACGGCGGGCGCCGCGCTGGCGGCTTTGCCCGATCTGGCGCGGCGCGGCGGCGGGCGTGTGCCCTCGGTCGCCACGCCGGGCGAGATCGCGCGCGAGGCGGAGCGCGTCGCGGCGATGGGCGGGGCCTATCTGCTGCTCGGCCGCCCGCCTTATCCCGCCTTGCTGGCCGAGCTGGAGGATGCGCCCGTGGCCCTGATCGTGCTGGGCGACGTGGCGCTGGCGGCGCGGCCCGCCGTGGCGATGGTGGGCGCGCGCAACGCCTCCGCCGCCGCGATCCGCTTCGCCCGCGCGCTGGCGCACGATCTGGCGGGCGAAGGGCGCGTGATCGTCTCGGGCCTCGCACGCGGGATCGATACGGCGGCGCATGTGGGTGCGCTGGAGGGCGGCACGATCGCCGTCGTCGCGGGCGGGGCGGACATTGTCTACCCGCCCGAAAATGAGCGGCTGCAGCGCGCCATCGCCGAGCGCGGCCTGCTGGTGGCCGAACAGCCGCCCGGCACGGAGCCGCGCGCGCGCCATTTCCCCTATCGCAACCGGATCATCGCCGGGCTCGCGGCGGGGACCGTCGTGGTCGAGGCGGCGCCCAAATCGGGATCGCTCATCACGGCGCGGCTGGCGGCCGAGGCGGGCCGGGACGTGATGGCGGTGCCCGGCTCCCCGCTCGATCCGCGCGCGCAGGGCTGCAACCTGCTGATCCGCGAGGGGGCGGTTCTCGTGCAGAATGCGGCCGACGTTATCGAGGCGCTGGCCCCGCTCGATGGCCGGGCCGCCGCACGTCCCAGCCTGCTGCGGGAAGAGCCCGTGTCGATGGATGTCGCGGATCGCGAGCGCATTGTCGTCACGCAGCTGCTCGGCCCGGTGCCGGTGGCGGTGGACGAACTGGTGCGGCTCTCGGGGGTCGCACCAGCGCTCGTGCACACGGTGCTGCTGGAACTGGAGCTGGGCGGGCGGCTCGATCGCCATGCCGGAGGCCGCGTCAGTCTTTCGGGTTGA
- a CDS encoding DUF2721 domain-containing protein encodes MPLPVDLDELFRIQSLPGLARDIQFALAPVFLLNGIGLILNMLTGRLARIIDRARYIEENFTPRDHPRHGWQVSELRILDRRMAIVNNAIFLSTASAVVLCSLVAGIFLARLVGVGFARTLSILFAVSLLLLIASLVLFLYEVRMAVAAIRVRDELLERS; translated from the coding sequence ATGCCGCTGCCGGTCGATCTCGACGAACTCTTCCGCATTCAGAGCTTGCCGGGGCTGGCGCGCGACATTCAGTTCGCGCTGGCCCCGGTCTTCCTGCTGAACGGCATCGGCCTGATCCTCAACATGCTGACCGGGCGGCTGGCGCGGATCATCGATCGCGCGCGCTATATCGAAGAGAATTTCACGCCGCGCGATCATCCGCGTCACGGCTGGCAGGTCAGCGAACTCAGGATCCTCGATCGGCGCATGGCGATCGTGAACAACGCGATCTTCCTGTCGACGGCGAGCGCCGTGGTCTTGTGCAGCCTCGTCGCGGGCATCTTCCTCGCGCGGCTGGTCGGCGTGGGCTTCGCGCGCACATTGTCGATCCTGTTCGCGGTCTCCCTCCTGCTGCTGATCGCGAGTCTCGTCCTGTTTCTCTACGAAGTGCGGATGGCCGTCGCCGCGATCCGCGTGCGGGATGAACTGCTGGAGCGGAGCTGA
- a CDS encoding acyltransferase family protein: MILVILGHFSELTSRHTFIVWLGFGFRMPMLIGLTGYLFNLDHAREMRLVTLVRHYHRLIIPWLVASIVYVVLVQPVDWRLPLELIVRPPFHLWFVPVMLAFILIAWGCRLRRGQMLAIAVPASIAAMYAFGVGHGIEQYSPWMPDRRYFIYPIYFTYGLWVARRPPDPAKLPYAIIVSLIGLVWWSALYRQPAPEAEVAAELLLCMPLIGMLPRVRRIVVDFPSVANVGRDSLFFYLWHPLIFGLCAAAGLSGLPMLAVTVVLLALGWAGIARVESLRGILGIRDPARSARIGTISPDEALTMRTAA; the protein is encoded by the coding sequence GTGATTCTCGTCATCCTCGGCCATTTTTCCGAGCTTACGAGCCGGCACACCTTCATCGTGTGGCTCGGCTTCGGCTTTCGCATGCCGATGCTGATCGGGCTCACCGGCTATCTGTTCAATCTGGATCATGCGCGCGAGATGCGGCTGGTGACGCTGGTGCGCCATTATCACCGGCTGATCATTCCGTGGCTGGTCGCCTCGATCGTCTATGTCGTGCTGGTCCAGCCGGTCGACTGGCGCCTGCCGCTGGAACTGATCGTGCGGCCTCCGTTCCACCTGTGGTTCGTGCCGGTGATGCTGGCCTTCATCCTGATCGCCTGGGGGTGCCGGCTCCGGCGCGGGCAGATGCTCGCCATCGCCGTGCCCGCCAGCATCGCCGCCATGTACGCGTTCGGCGTCGGCCACGGGATCGAGCAATACAGCCCGTGGATGCCGGACCGGCGTTATTTCATCTACCCGATCTATTTCACCTACGGCCTGTGGGTGGCGCGCCGCCCGCCCGATCCCGCGAAGCTGCCTTATGCGATCATCGTATCGCTGATCGGGCTGGTCTGGTGGTCCGCCCTCTATCGCCAGCCTGCCCCGGAGGCCGAAGTGGCGGCGGAGCTGTTGCTGTGCATGCCGCTGATCGGGATGCTGCCCCGCGTCCGCCGCATCGTGGTGGACTTCCCCTCGGTCGCCAATGTCGGGCGGGACAGCCTGTTCTTCTATCTGTGGCATCCGCTGATCTTCGGCCTGTGCGCGGCGGCGGGCCTGTCCGGACTGCCGATGCTGGCGGTCACCGTCGTCTTGCTGGCGCTGGGCTGGGCGGGGATCGCGCGGGTGGAATCGCTGCGCGGGATCCTCGGCATTCGTGATCCGGCCCGATCGGCCCGTATCGGAACCATCTCGCCGGATGAAGCGCTGACGATGCGAACGGCAGCGTAG
- a CDS encoding alpha/beta hydrolase translates to MAKATDKPHDGGALLDEMAHWTGVIGQAQQMMMEHGASAAIKAGDEFVASMAQMPLGDPAGLANAPGMMWAETLGFWRSMMPDSKLPAADGRFTAPDWQEPLFDLIRQSYAMVADQFLSAIDHAPGLDARQQEQLRFAARNFVDAMSPTNFPFTNPQVVAKIVETRGQNLITGLQRMMDDMTAGQIRHVGKDAFEVGRNIAMTPGKVVYEAPLFQLIQYSPTTESVSEIPIIIFPPWINRFYILDLAPQKSFVKWATDQGLTVFMVSWKSADASTAHVVMDDYILHGEWEAIEVVTRLLDVPSTHVIGYCVAGTALSMLLAWAHATGRADKVASATFFTAQVDFSEAGDLSLFVDDAQLALMESIAKDGVFDGRYMAATFNLLRSRDLIWNYVVNNYLLADDYKSFDLLHWNSDVTNLPAEWQRRYLAELYRDNLLVKPGALSVAGTPIDLTTVKTPAYVQAGREDHIAPPGSVWKLTHYLAGPLRFVLAGSGHIAGVVNPPSAQKYQYWTNEAKVDTLDAFVAGAAEHKGSWWPDWRAWLATQDGGTVPAEGARIPGEGPLPAIEDAPGRYVRMR, encoded by the coding sequence ATGGCGAAGGCCACGGATAAGCCCCATGATGGCGGCGCCCTGCTCGATGAAATGGCGCACTGGACGGGCGTGATCGGCCAAGCCCAGCAGATGATGATGGAGCATGGCGCTTCAGCCGCGATCAAGGCGGGCGACGAATTCGTGGCGAGCATGGCCCAGATGCCGCTGGGGGATCCCGCCGGGCTCGCCAATGCGCCGGGCATGATGTGGGCCGAGACGCTCGGCTTCTGGCGATCGATGATGCCGGACAGCAAGCTGCCCGCGGCCGACGGCCGCTTCACCGCGCCCGACTGGCAGGAGCCGCTGTTCGACCTGATCCGCCAGAGCTACGCGATGGTGGCCGATCAGTTCCTCTCCGCGATCGATCATGCGCCGGGGCTCGATGCGCGCCAGCAGGAGCAGTTGCGCTTCGCCGCCCGCAATTTCGTCGACGCGATGAGCCCCACCAACTTCCCCTTCACCAATCCGCAGGTGGTGGCGAAGATCGTGGAGACGCGCGGCCAGAATCTGATCACCGGCCTGCAGCGGATGATGGACGACATGACGGCGGGCCAGATCCGCCATGTCGGCAAGGATGCGTTCGAGGTGGGCCGCAACATCGCGATGACGCCCGGCAAGGTCGTCTACGAGGCGCCACTCTTCCAGCTGATCCAGTACAGCCCGACGACGGAGAGCGTATCGGAGATACCGATCATCATCTTCCCGCCGTGGATCAACCGCTTCTACATTCTCGATCTGGCGCCCCAGAAGAGCTTCGTGAAGTGGGCGACGGATCAGGGCCTCACCGTCTTCATGGTATCGTGGAAGTCGGCCGACGCCAGCACCGCCCATGTGGTGATGGACGATTATATCCTTCACGGCGAATGGGAGGCGATCGAGGTCGTCACCCGCCTGCTGGATGTGCCCAGCACGCATGTGATCGGCTATTGCGTGGCGGGCACGGCGCTGTCGATGCTGCTGGCCTGGGCGCATGCGACGGGCCGCGCCGACAAGGTCGCCAGCGCGACCTTCTTCACCGCGCAGGTGGATTTCAGCGAAGCAGGCGATCTCTCGCTGTTCGTGGACGATGCCCAGCTCGCGCTGATGGAATCGATCGCCAAGGATGGCGTGTTCGACGGGCGCTATATGGCCGCGACCTTCAACCTGCTGCGCAGCCGCGACCTGATCTGGAACTATGTCGTCAACAATTACCTGCTGGCCGACGATTACAAGAGCTTCGACCTGCTCCACTGGAACAGCGACGTCACCAACCTGCCGGCCGAATGGCAGCGGCGCTATCTGGCCGAACTGTATCGCGACAATCTGCTGGTGAAGCCCGGCGCGCTCTCCGTGGCGGGCACACCGATCGACCTGACGACGGTGAAGACGCCCGCTTATGTGCAGGCGGGGCGCGAGGATCATATCGCGCCGCCGGGCAGCGTCTGGAAGCTCACGCATTATTTGGCCGGGCCGCTGCGGTTCGTGCTGGCGGGATCGGGGCATATCGCCGGCGTGGTGAACCCGCCTTCCGCGCAGAAATATCAATATTGGACCAACGAGGCGAAGGTCGACACGCTCGACGCCTTCGTGGCGGGCGCGGCCGAACATAAAGGCAGCTGGTGGCCGGACTGGCGCGCCTGGCTCGCCACGCAGGACGGCGGCACGGTGCCGGCGGAGGGCGCCCGCATTCCCGGCGAGGGCCCGCTGCCCGCGATCGAGGATGCACCCGGCCGCTATGTGCGGATGCGGTGA